From the genome of Pirellulales bacterium:
TACCACAGCGACGTGGACCTCATCTTCCTCTACGAAGCCGAGGGAGCCACCTTTCACAACCGCCGCTCGCGCCGCAGCGGCGAGACGACGACGAATCAACACTTTTTCAGCGAGCTGGGACAGCGAATCATCAAGGTCGCCAACCAGCTTGGCCCGTACGGACGGCTGTACGAGATCGATCCGCGGCTCCGCCCGACCGGCCGGAGCGGGGCGCTGGCCACGTCGTTCGAGGAGTTCGGTCGATATTTTGAATCCGGGCAAGGGCAGCTTTGGGAGCGACAAGCGCTCTGCAAAGCCCGCCCGATCTATGGCTCGCCAAAGGCCTGCGGCAAAGCCGTGGCTGCAATCAACCACGCAGCCTTTGATCCGCCCTGGCACGCTGAGAATACGGCTGAGATCAACCGGATGCGGCTGCGGCTCCAAGAAACCGCCAAGCCGGCGAATCTAAAGCGCGGAATCGGCGGAATCGTCGACATCGAATTCCTCGTCCAGATGCTGCAGCTCAAGCACGGTCGCGACAACCCGCAAATCCGCGTTCCCGGCACATTCGAAGCCCTCGAAGCCTTGCACCAATCAAGCCTATTGAGCACCGATGACTTCAACTACCTCAACGAAAGCTACCGCACGACGCGCACGATCATCGGACGGCTGCAACTCATGAACACGACCGCCGGCCACGACTTGCCGACCGATCCGATTGAACTAGCCAAGCTCGCCCGCCTCCTGAACTACTCGGACCCCAACAAGCTGCTATCCGAATGTGAACGCTTCCGCCTGGAAAACCGCCGGCGGTTTGAGCGGATTTGTTAGGCGCTCTTCGGCTCGAACCGCTGTGATTCGTCAGGCTGGAGAACGAACTGAAACACAACCTCCACCGGCGTTCCTGTCGGCGCGACGGACGCTGGCGGCTCGCGCGCCGCGCCGGTTGCAAAACCGATGAGCCGCGGAAGTGAGAGTCCGAAGTAGGAAGCCTGCTCGGGCGGAAGGTGAGCGGCAACTCGAGCGAACAACTCCGCGGCCCGCCGGGCGTGCCTCCGAACTCCTTCGGGCCGCCCCTCGCGAACCTTGACGCCGGCGGCAGCCAACTTGATGAGCCCCTTGATGAAATTACCGATCGGACCGCTCCGTCCCGCCGCGTGCCAGATCCCTTCCCAGACCTCATGGTCCTCCCAGTAGTATCCGAAGTTAAAGAGGTCCAGTCCGTACAAATACGGGCGGCATTCGTACCAGCGGTTTGGGTCCGGCATGGAGCAAGGCGCCGGGACGGCGCCGAAGCTGTGCCCCGACGGATCGCGAATCGGGTGCGGAAATCTCCCGTTGACATAGCTGTATGGCGGCAGCGGCTCCTCGGGCACCAGCCGCCGCATCGCAATCCTTTCAGACTGACTGCCACCGGCTTCCATTCACTCAGTTTAGCCGCCAACACCGGGTCACCCAACCGGGATGCCGATGATGATTTCTCGGAAGGGGACGACTCACTGCCGCGGATTCGACAGAGACGAGGAATGTGGCCGACGCCGCCAGCGTCGGCGCGACTCGGCCTCCGCCTTGCCGCAACGGCGATCTGCGCGTACCTTGAGTGTGGCAAAGCCGGAGCCGTCGCAAACTCCGGCCGCCGCGCGCCTGTAGCTCAGGGGATAGAGCAGCGGTTTCCTAACGCAATATGGCCGATAATTGCTATCGCCTTGAATATGCGGAAAACCCTATATTTTACGGGGTATTTGGCGTTACGGCCGCGTCGTAACTTACCTGTACAAACGCTACAAAATCGCCGCTTGCGGTAGTACATACTACCGCTCCCCGCCGCGTAATAACCGCCAGCGAGGGGCAGTCACGGACAGCCCGGCGCGCCCCATAAGTGGAAAAACTACCCACCGACGGCAGATTGATCCGCTAAACATCCGAAGCGTTGAGCTTGCTGTAGATTTCCTCGCCGAGTTTGGTGAGCTTTTCTTGTATCTCAGGCCAGTGGTCGCGGTCTTTTCTCCCTTTGTC
Proteins encoded in this window:
- a CDS encoding DUF309 domain-containing protein produces the protein MRRLVPEEPLPPYSYVNGRFPHPIRDPSGHSFGAVPAPCSMPDPNRWYECRPYLYGLDLFNFGYYWEDHEVWEGIWHAAGRSGPIGNFIKGLIKLAAAGVKVREGRPEGVRRHARRAAELFARVAAHLPPEQASYFGLSLPRLIGFATGAAREPPASVAPTGTPVEVVFQFVLQPDESQRFEPKSA